From a region of the Paenibacillus sp. R14(2021) genome:
- a CDS encoding AraC family transcriptional regulator → MDYLFLYMEKGRYVLTVEGTDYELNEGGLALIQPGQLFTTRGFGDCVVPNAHLDFFYNPEREQSFVTTPGQTNLDPYRSLLQPQLNAFPGVRLPVILQPKLPHACKETLLQMIEHFKHNDIYHALTVQTLAANLLLLLLDDGGSAGSFDFEGQQFARKMNAFLSYSLSAPLSVEEMAKHAGYSESHFTTLFAQHFGTTPHQHLLHLRLQKAKELLTATTLKLAQIADYCGFANESHLSKSFKQRVGVTPRAFRTGTYSHSLAGDSD, encoded by the coding sequence TTGGACTATTTGTTTCTATACATGGAGAAGGGCCGCTACGTGCTGACCGTTGAAGGCACGGATTATGAGCTGAACGAAGGCGGCCTTGCGCTCATTCAGCCCGGGCAGCTGTTTACGACCCGAGGCTTCGGCGACTGCGTCGTGCCGAATGCGCATCTGGACTTCTTCTACAATCCGGAGCGGGAGCAAAGCTTCGTAACGACGCCCGGTCAGACCAACTTGGACCCTTACCGCAGCCTGCTCCAGCCGCAGCTGAACGCATTTCCCGGCGTCCGCCTTCCCGTCATTCTGCAGCCCAAGCTGCCGCATGCCTGCAAGGAAACACTGCTGCAGATGATCGAGCATTTTAAACATAACGACATCTACCATGCGCTGACCGTGCAGACGCTGGCTGCCAACCTACTTCTGCTGCTGCTTGACGACGGCGGGAGCGCAGGCTCGTTTGATTTCGAAGGCCAGCAATTCGCCCGCAAAATGAACGCGTTTCTCTCGTACAGCTTGTCCGCGCCGCTCTCGGTGGAGGAGATGGCAAAGCATGCCGGCTATTCGGAATCGCATTTCACCACGTTGTTCGCGCAGCATTTCGGCACGACGCCGCATCAGCATCTGCTTCACCTTCGGCTGCAGAAAGCCAAGGAGCTGCTCACCGCCACGACGCTGAAGCTGGCGCAAATCGCGGATTATTGCGGATTCGCCAATGAATCGCATTTGTCCAAGTCGTTCAAGCAGCGTGTCGGCGTTACGCCCCGCGCGTTCCGTACGGGTACGTACTCGCACTCTCTCGCAGGAGACAGCGACTAG